In the Malania oleifera isolate guangnan ecotype guangnan chromosome 1, ASM2987363v1, whole genome shotgun sequence genome, one interval contains:
- the LOC131155200 gene encoding receptor-like protein kinase THESEUS 1 — protein MKLSTWVPLLLAAVVFRFMVHTSYASFTPVDNYLIACGSSQSVTFEGRTFVPDSGLSSVVLKGQGNSVPATTNSSVPYPIHRSIRIFPRTASYKFEIKQEGRHWVRLHFFPFPNAGQNLTKAPITVVTENFVLLNNSTFKNYNGSYLFKEYAINVTSDTLTLTFIPSNGSVAFVNAIEVVSIPDKLFPDQALALSPSAAFNGLSEHALETVYRLNMGGPLLTAQNDTLGRMWENDRKYLHVNSSAVNVSVDPASINYQVEVTPETAPNFVYATAEAMANANVANLNFNITWVFRVNPNFTYFVRAHFCDVVSKSLNTLVFNFFINSNIAMASFDISSTTGGLRVPFYKDFVSNSSADSDTLTVSVGPDPVADIPNAIMNGLEIVKISNEARSLDGLSSVESLLPKSPSKINKTAIIIGSVVAVFAVMTFMGLCYCFLVARRSKTTHQGHPWLPLPLYGNSQTMTKMSTTSQKSGTASCISLASTNLGRFFMFQEILDATNKFDESLLLGVGGFGRVYKGTLEDGTKVAVKRGNPRSEQGLAEFRTEIEMLSKLRHRHLVSLIGYCDERSEMILVYEFMANGPLRSHLYGTDLPPLSWKQRLEICIGAARGLHYLHTGAAQSIIHRDVKTTNILLDDNFVAKVADFGLSKTGPALDQTHVSTAVKGSFGYLDPEYFRRQQLTEKSDVYSFGVVLMEVLCTRPALNPVLPREQVNIAEWAMSWQKKGMLDQIMDANLVGKVNPASLKKFGETAEKCLAEHGVDRPSMGDVLWNLEYALQLEETSSALMEPDENSTNHIQGIQLTPLEPFDNSVSMIDGVNSCTDDDAEDAATSAVFSQLVNPRGR, from the coding sequence ATGAAGCTATCGACGTGGGTTCCTCTACTTTTAGCTGCTGTTGTGTTTAGGTTCATGGTTCATACGTCATATGCCTCATTTACTCCTGTTGATAACTATTTGATTGCCTGTGGATCCTCACAAAGTGTGACCTTTGAAGGCCGAACTTTCGTTCCTGATTCAGGGCTGTCTTCAGTAGTATTGAAAGGTCAAGGGAATTCTGTTCCTGCTACCACCAATTCCAGTGTCCCATATCCAATCCATCGATCCATTCGGATTTTCCCAAGAACAGCTTCATACAAATTTGAAATCAAGCAAGAAGGCCGGCACTGGGTTCGCCTCCATTTTTTCCCTTTCCCGAACGCAGGCCAAAACTTAACAAAAGCCCCAATAACTGTTGTAACCGAAAACTTTGTGCTCTTGAACAACTCTACTTTCAAGAACTACAATGGTTCTTATTTGTTTAAGGAGTATGCAATAAATGTGACTTCGGATACCTTGACCCTCACTTTCATTCCTTCAAATGGTTCAGTTGCATTTGTTAATGCAATTGAAGTTGTCTCTATCCCGGATAAATTGTTCCCTGACCAGGCTCTGGCTTTATCTCCATCTGCTGCTTTTAATGGCCTTTCAGAACATGCCCTTGAAACTGTTTACCGGTTAAATATGGGCGGTCCATTGCTCACTGCTCAGAATGATACTCTTGGAAGAATGTGGGAGAATGATAGGAAGTACCTCCATGTGAATAGCTCTGCTGTGAATGTTTCAGTTGACCCTGCAAGCATAAATTATCAGGTTGAGGTCACACCTGAAACGGCACCAAATTTTGTTTATGCTACTGCTGAAGCCATGGCGAATGCAAATGTAGCTAATTTGAACTTCAACATAACATGGGTCTTCCGTGTCAATCCGAACTTCACATATTTTGTTCGGGCACATTTCTGTGATGTTGTGAGCAAGTCTCTAAACACTCTTGTCTTCAATTTTTTCATAAATTCCAATATTGCTATGGCAAGTTTTGATATCTCTTCAACAACTGGTGGCTTGAGAGTGCCTTTTTACAAAGATTTTGTCTCCAACTCCTCAGCAGATTCAGATACTTTGACTGTCAGTGTTGGTCCAGATCCAGTGGCTGACATCCCTAATGCAATTATGAATGGTTTAGAGATAGTGAAGATCAGCAATGAAGCTAGAAGCTTGGATGGGCTTTCTTCAGTTGAGAGTCTCCTTCCTAAATCACCTTCCAAAATCAACAAGACCGCAATCATAATTGGTTCTGTTGTGGCAGTTTTTGCTGTGATGACCTTTATGGGTTTGTGTTATTGCTTCTTGGTGGCTCGCAGGTCGAAGACAACTCACCAGGGGCATCCTTGGCTGCCTCTGCCCTTATATGGAAACTCTCAGACCATGACAAAAATGTCCACTACTTCTCAAAAGAGCGGAACAGCTAGCTGCATCTCATTAGCATCCACCAATCTTGGACGGTTCTTCATGTTCCAAGAAATCTTGGATGCAACTAACAAATTTGATGAAAGCCTGCTTCTCGGGGTTGGGGGTTTTGGTAGGGTCTACAAAGGAACCCTTGAAGATGGGACTAAAGTAGCAGTCAAAAGAGGAAATCCGAGATCAGAGCAAGGCCTTGCTGAATTCCGAACTGAGATTGAAATGTTGTCCAAGCTACGGCACCGTCACCTTGTCTCTCTTATTGGCTACTGTGATGAACGGTCAGAAATGATTCTGGTTTATGAATTCATGGCCAATGGACCCCTCAGGAGCCATCTTTATGGAACAGATCTGCCACCTCTCTCATGGAAGCAGCGACTTGAAATTTGCATTGGGGCTGCAAGAGGGCTTCATTATCTCCACACTGGAGCAGCTCAAAGCATCATTCACCGAGATGTGAAGACGACAAATATTCTACTGGATGATAACTTTGTGGCAAAAGTTGCTGACTTTGGTCTCTCAAAAACAGGTCCAGCTCTGGATCAGACCCATGTTAGTACTGCTGTGAAGGGTAGTTTTGGATACCTTGATCCTGAATACTTCAGAAGGCAACAGCTCACTGAGAAATCAGACGTGTATTCATTTGGAGTGGTTCTAATGGAAGTTCTCTGCACTAGGCCAGCATTAAACCCTGTCCTTCCAAGGGAGCAAGTTAACATAGCAGAATGGGCAATGAGCTGGCAGAAGAAGGGCATGTTGGATCAAATCATGGATGCAAACTTGGTGGGGAAGGTGAATCCAGCATCTCTTAAGAAGTTCGGAGAAACGGCGGAGAAGTGCCTGGCTGAGCATGGGGTTGACAGGCCATCAATGGGGGATGTCTTATGGAATCTAGAGTATGCACTCCAGCTTGAGGAGACCTCATCGGCTCTAATGGAACCTGACGAGAACAGCACAAATCATATCCAAGGCATACAGCTGACGCCCCTTGAACCATTTGATAACAGTGTTAGTATGATTGATGGAGTGAACTCTTGCACAGACGATGATGCAGAAGATGCTGCTACCAGTGCTGTTTTCTCTCAGCTAGTAAATCCTCGTGGAAGATAA
- the LOC131149257 gene encoding uncharacterized protein LOC131149257 produces MKVPSNNCTLLIIFLFSLLSVIHAKAITRTCFSGRSPCFLKKLTCPSECPSTSPVDTRAKVCHINCDSPICKAECKHLKPNCEGPGAVCLDPRFIGGDGIVFYFHGKSKEYFSLVSDPNLQINAHFIGLRPVGRTRDYTWIQALGILFDSHNFSLEAARAATWDDEDDHLKFSYNGKELLIPQGHLSSWESPENGLKVERTLSKNSVTVTLPEMVEISVNVVPVTKEDDRIHNYQIPSDDCFAHLEVQFRFFGLSPKVEGVLGRTYQPNFKNPAKPGVAMPVVGGEDKYRTTSLLSADCSSCVFSRARNLDRVNSVVMEYGTLDCTGRATSGNGLVCKK; encoded by the exons ATGAAGGTGCCAAGCAACAACTGCACATTACTGATCATTTTTCTGTTCTCTTTGTTGAGTGTAATACATGCCAAAGCAATAACGAGAACCTGCTTCAGTGGCAGAAGTCCATGTTTTCTTAAGAAGCTAACTTGCCCAAGTGAATGCCCAAGCACATCACCAGTGGACACAAGAGCTAAAGTTTGCCATATTAACTGTGACTCACCCATATGCAAAGCAGAGTGCAAAC ACCTTAAGCCGAATTGTGAGGGCCCTGGAGCAGTCTGCTTGGATCCCCGATTCATTGGTGGCGATGGGATTGTCTTCTACTTCCACGGCAAGAGCAAAGAGTATTTCAGCTTGGTTTCTGATCCCAATCTCCAGATCAATGCCCACTTCATTGGCCTAAGGCCGGTCGGCAGAACCAGGGACTATACTTGGATTCAAGCCCTTGGAATTCTATTTGATTCTCACAACTTCTCTCTTGAGGCTGCCAGGGCAGCAACCTGGGATGATGAAGATGACCATCTGAAATTCTCCTACAATGGAAAAGAGCTGCTGATACCACAAGGACATCTCTCCTCATGGGAATCCCCAGAAAATGGTCTAAAAGTGGAGAGAACATTGAGCAAGAATAGTGTTACAGTAACTCTCCCAGAGATGGTGGAGATTTCAGTAAATGTGGTGCCGGTGACAAAGGAAGATGACAGAATCCACAACTACCAGATACCATCCGATGACTGCTTTGCTCACCTGGAGGTGCAGTTCAGATTCTTTGGGCTCTCCCCGAAAGTTGAAGGAGTGCTTGGCCGAACTTACCAACCGAATTTCAAGAATCCAGCGAAGCCGGGTGTGGCAATGCCAGTAGTTGGAGGCGAGGACAAGTACAGAACAACATCACTTCTCTCTGCAGATTGCAGTTCATGTGTGTTCTCTAGGGCCAGAAATTTGGACCGAGTGAACTCAGTGGTGATGGAATATGGCACACTAGACTGCACAGGCAGGGCAACCAGCGGGAATGGACTAGTTTGCAAGAAATGA